The following proteins come from a genomic window of Brevibacillus antibioticus:
- the nhaC gene encoding Na+/H+ antiporter NhaC, with protein MTKPLSFSQSIWVLVTVFGILFPALFWGKVEPHMPLFLATIGAATLLFLLGVPWKQMEEGLIKGIQTAIAPMLILSLIGILIGVWMMSGTVPMILHLGISLISPEYFTLSALFLTVIVSTVTGSSFTTISTVGVAMMGVSTALGLDPLITAGAIICGACFGDKMSPLSDTTNFAAAIAGVSLSEHVKFMSRTAIPALVITTIFFGIQGQSADVNLDAIQEIQLALEQNFSLSLLSLLPAFVVLLCSALRKPILPTLVFGILSGIVTAALSEGVTSPVEWMTVMQKGFTSNIANEAVASIVDRGGLLSMTWSLALILIALSLGGILQYSGVFHALFSGFINRIKQDAEMVGLAGSSSILVNLLTGEQYLSILLPGQMFREAFAARGMAGRRLSRTLEDCGTLVNPLIPWGVSGAFFTATLHVSTLEYLPYVIYLWISPVLTFLFAMRRQKA; from the coding sequence ATGACCAAGCCATTATCTTTTTCGCAAAGTATTTGGGTGCTTGTCACCGTATTCGGAATCTTATTTCCTGCCCTTTTCTGGGGCAAAGTGGAGCCGCATATGCCGCTCTTCCTCGCAACTATAGGTGCTGCCACTCTTCTTTTCCTGCTCGGTGTTCCGTGGAAGCAAATGGAGGAGGGCTTGATCAAAGGAATTCAAACCGCGATCGCCCCCATGCTGATTCTTTCCTTAATCGGAATTTTGATCGGGGTATGGATGATGAGTGGAACCGTTCCGATGATTTTGCACCTCGGCATTTCGCTTATCTCACCGGAGTACTTCACACTCTCCGCCCTGTTTCTGACGGTGATCGTCTCGACTGTTACAGGAAGCTCTTTTACCACGATTAGTACGGTAGGGGTCGCTATGATGGGGGTCTCCACTGCACTCGGACTTGATCCGTTGATTACAGCCGGGGCTATTATTTGTGGAGCTTGCTTTGGGGATAAAATGTCGCCGCTCTCCGACACGACCAACTTTGCAGCAGCCATTGCAGGTGTTTCCTTGTCGGAGCACGTCAAGTTCATGTCACGCACTGCCATTCCTGCCCTTGTCATTACCACGATTTTCTTCGGAATTCAAGGACAAAGCGCCGATGTGAATCTAGACGCCATTCAAGAAATCCAGCTTGCTTTGGAACAAAATTTCTCGCTTAGCCTTTTATCTCTACTGCCAGCATTCGTTGTCCTGTTATGCTCAGCGCTGCGAAAACCGATTTTGCCTACATTGGTATTCGGGATTTTGAGCGGGATTGTCACAGCTGCTCTTTCCGAAGGAGTTACCTCTCCGGTCGAATGGATGACTGTCATGCAAAAAGGCTTCACCAGCAATATCGCCAATGAAGCCGTTGCATCGATTGTGGACCGCGGTGGACTGTTGTCGATGACCTGGTCCCTCGCCTTGATTTTGATTGCCTTGTCTTTAGGCGGCATCCTGCAATACAGCGGTGTGTTTCACGCACTCTTTTCCGGATTCATCAATCGAATCAAACAAGACGCTGAGATGGTCGGACTTGCCGGATCTTCTTCTATTCTCGTGAATCTCTTGACAGGGGAACAATATTTGTCCATCCTGCTCCCTGGGCAGATGTTTCGCGAAGCATTCGCAGCTCGCGGAATGGCGGGCAGACGACTGTCTCGTACTCTCGAAGACTGCGGGACACTCGTCAACCCACTCATTCCATGGGGGGTAAGTGGTGCATTCTTTACCGCTACCTTACATGTATCCACACTGGAATACTTGCCTTATGTCATCTACCTGTGGATCTCGCCAGTCTTGACGTTTCTATTCGCCATGCGTCGGCAGAAAGCTTAG
- a CDS encoding sensor domain-containing diguanylate cyclase produces MHEKHDVREAYARQLLERYSQWLGNIEAVELGEVEALSREVDSMLSEQDSVLHAGLLKQIVELRNKVTEMMWISEHMKILHDLSHIFAKTFEESEILWKAFELVSRVMRADAFFIAFFDEGDSEIKIPISIDNGVNYGPLTIPYGQAMVSKVIETRETIHIKTMKNEPSEPEMFRWGSPEMDTNTCIFVPLMLGNQIKGVVSAQSYREFAYKKEHEELLKIIGFQVASAIETARLYERMYQMSFQDELTGIANYRAFHRDLEKLLSEEDASVSLIMLDSDSLKAVNDHFGHHAGDALIKQIAEAMKEVAGPEDTAYRYAGDEFMLLCPGSSMAMAEEKAHAIREYLRLRPLTQDDCCVLIAVSVGIARYPQDANTADGLKRAADEALYRSKRKGKNCTTVYAAG; encoded by the coding sequence ATGCATGAGAAGCACGACGTTAGAGAAGCGTATGCAAGACAGTTGTTGGAGCGTTACAGCCAATGGCTTGGTAACATAGAAGCAGTCGAGCTTGGCGAGGTTGAAGCGCTATCTCGTGAGGTAGATAGTATGCTGTCGGAACAAGACAGTGTTTTGCATGCAGGACTGCTGAAGCAGATTGTGGAGCTGCGAAATAAGGTAACCGAAATGATGTGGATCTCTGAGCATATGAAGATTTTGCACGATCTCAGCCACATTTTTGCGAAAACATTTGAGGAAAGTGAAATTTTGTGGAAAGCATTTGAGCTGGTCTCGCGTGTGATGCGTGCAGATGCTTTCTTTATTGCCTTTTTTGATGAAGGCGACAGTGAGATCAAGATTCCGATCAGCATCGATAACGGGGTCAATTATGGTCCGCTCACCATTCCTTATGGGCAAGCGATGGTATCCAAAGTGATTGAGACACGGGAAACCATCCACATTAAGACGATGAAGAACGAGCCAAGCGAGCCAGAAATGTTCCGCTGGGGAAGCCCGGAAATGGATACGAATACATGCATTTTCGTTCCACTCATGCTGGGGAATCAGATCAAAGGCGTTGTTTCTGCCCAGTCTTATCGCGAATTCGCCTATAAAAAAGAGCACGAGGAACTACTGAAAATCATTGGTTTTCAGGTAGCAAGTGCGATCGAAACGGCGCGTTTGTATGAGCGAATGTACCAGATGTCATTTCAGGATGAGCTGACAGGGATTGCGAACTATCGTGCTTTCCATCGTGATTTGGAAAAGCTGCTGAGTGAAGAGGATGCGTCTGTCTCTTTGATTATGCTGGATTCAGACAGCTTAAAAGCGGTGAACGACCATTTTGGTCATCACGCAGGGGACGCACTGATTAAACAAATTGCCGAAGCAATGAAAGAAGTGGCGGGACCAGAGGATACCGCGTATCGTTATGCTGGAGACGAGTTCATGCTTCTCTGCCCAGGGTCATCGATGGCGATGGCGGAGGAAAAAGCGCATGCCATTCGGGAATATTTGCGCTTGCGCCCCTTAACACAGGACGATTGCTGCGTCTTGATTGCGGTCAGTGTAGGCATTGCGCGCTACCCTCAAGACGCAAACACGGCAGATGGCTTGAAGCGGGCAGCAGATGAGGCACTGTACCGCTCCAAGCGCAAAGGAAAAAACTGTACGACCGTGTATGCAGCTGGCTAA
- a CDS encoding DUF3870 domain-containing protein, protein MNKNTVLTAGFAQIPKGTTLYEVSTMVGCVLIIDVDAEVICDASFTFVMDKTSEFLVSLLVGKTVADGMQEITKAIQERFLAPGQGAVLQAIRAAIERYHEKKA, encoded by the coding sequence ATGAACAAAAATACGGTACTGACAGCAGGCTTCGCCCAAATCCCCAAGGGAACGACCTTGTACGAGGTTTCTACCATGGTAGGCTGTGTGCTCATCATTGATGTGGACGCCGAAGTGATTTGCGACGCCAGCTTTACCTTTGTCATGGACAAGACGAGCGAGTTTTTGGTGAGCTTGCTTGTAGGCAAGACAGTTGCAGATGGCATGCAGGAGATTACGAAGGCGATCCAAGAACGTTTTTTAGCACCTGGTCAGGGAGCTGTCTTGCAAGCCATCCGTGCAGCTATTGAGCGATATCATGAAAAAAAAGCGTAA
- a CDS encoding ATP-binding protein, translating to MKNLLDSGWRSGHLYRSFFDQMIQATFLLDQFGRVFKGNPACQVLNGYSVEEWEGSSFWKLAVSEEQEMVRLQTQFAMNGDPRPFYTAFRHKDGTSIPVYITYGTFWEKGTSIGYYAMVQKMPAAFGDGYGSKRCRVLDISGEGAFIYHAGELQYVNQVGMQLVGASGIDELLWYPFQSFFHPRDVPKIKGLLRILEEGGTATPSEVELIGLDGSRTEVEVCGTSFPIQDKPFMYILIRDITERKRAQEFLQNSEKLALVGQLAAGIAHEIRNPLTSLKGFVQLMQKDGMRKPEYFSIMSSELARIEMIVSELLVLAKPHTAVFEARDLSNLITHVVTLLETEAILKKVMIQVVFESEVPLIHCDENQLKQAFINFLKNGIEATSGNGEIVIRLRCEDDRVVIRFEDNGVGIPAHQIARLGEAFFTTKETGTGLGLMVSRKIIENHRGTLQLISNPGNGTAVEVCLPISS from the coding sequence ATGAAAAACTTATTGGACAGTGGATGGAGAAGTGGTCATCTCTATCGTTCCTTCTTTGATCAAATGATTCAGGCCACTTTTCTGCTCGATCAATTTGGTAGAGTTTTTAAAGGCAATCCTGCCTGCCAAGTGTTGAACGGCTACTCCGTAGAAGAATGGGAAGGGTCCTCATTTTGGAAGCTGGCTGTTTCTGAAGAACAGGAGATGGTACGCCTTCAAACACAATTTGCGATGAATGGCGATCCGAGACCTTTTTACACCGCTTTTCGTCATAAAGATGGGACAAGTATTCCCGTGTATATTACATATGGAACCTTTTGGGAGAAAGGCACGTCGATTGGGTATTATGCGATGGTGCAGAAGATGCCAGCCGCGTTTGGGGACGGATATGGCTCCAAAAGGTGCAGAGTATTGGATATTTCCGGTGAAGGTGCGTTCATCTACCATGCTGGGGAGCTTCAATACGTCAACCAAGTAGGGATGCAACTAGTGGGGGCTTCTGGCATTGACGAGCTGTTATGGTATCCTTTTCAATCGTTTTTCCATCCCCGTGATGTACCGAAGATCAAAGGGCTCCTTCGCATTTTGGAAGAAGGGGGAACGGCCACGCCGAGTGAGGTCGAGCTGATCGGCTTGGATGGCAGTCGGACGGAGGTAGAAGTGTGCGGAACATCTTTTCCGATTCAGGACAAGCCCTTCATGTATATACTGATCCGAGATATTACGGAACGCAAACGGGCGCAAGAATTTTTGCAAAACTCGGAAAAACTTGCACTGGTCGGTCAGTTGGCGGCAGGGATCGCCCATGAGATACGCAATCCGCTTACCTCGTTAAAAGGCTTTGTGCAATTAATGCAGAAGGATGGCATGAGAAAGCCGGAGTATTTTTCGATCATGAGCTCGGAATTGGCGCGGATCGAGATGATTGTTTCAGAGCTGTTGGTCTTGGCGAAGCCGCATACGGCTGTGTTTGAAGCCCGCGATCTGTCCAACCTGATCACGCATGTGGTTACGCTCTTGGAGACGGAGGCGATTTTGAAAAAGGTCATGATTCAGGTCGTTTTCGAATCAGAAGTCCCCTTGATCCACTGCGATGAGAATCAGTTGAAGCAAGCCTTCATTAACTTTTTGAAAAATGGGATCGAAGCCACCTCAGGGAATGGAGAAATTGTGATTCGGCTGCGGTGTGAAGATGACCGAGTCGTCATTCGGTTTGAAGACAATGGGGTGGGGATCCCGGCCCATCAGATAGCGAGATTGGGAGAGGCTTTTTTCACGACGAAGGAAACGGGGACGGGCCTTGGGTTGATGGTGAGCCGCAAAATCATCGAGAACCATCGGGGGACTCTGCAGTTGATAAGCAACCCAGGTAACGGAACGGCAGTCGAGGTATGCTTGCCGATCAGCAGCTAG
- a CDS encoding N-acetylglucosamine kinase: MQSSNGEKWLIGIDGGGSKTRAAICNEAGQVAAMVVGESSNPLSRSWGDVEATLRQLIDAVRIKAGAKEEEVAGLFIGLGGADRPQIKERIQHSFADEWGERLLIDNDVIAALYAGTWGQPGVVLLAGTGSIACAFSKEGARHRVGGWGYLVGDEGSGFDLGKKAASAVLREYDGRGESTVLTRLFMDHYGVERPDELISLIYGGSNPRMELAKTSQLVEQAATLGDSVANALIMQAVEDLLELADACIQKVQEPVPVVLAGGLLTTSTILREQLIGRASFQTVIPTVSPVVGALVAAFTKLGLVVDEKMAEQLRVSAEVLEKLHI; encoded by the coding sequence GTGCAGTCAAGTAATGGGGAAAAGTGGTTGATCGGGATCGATGGAGGCGGAAGCAAAACCAGAGCAGCCATCTGCAATGAAGCGGGACAAGTAGCGGCAATGGTGGTGGGCGAATCATCAAATCCGCTCTCCAGGAGCTGGGGGGATGTGGAGGCTACGCTGCGCCAACTCATTGATGCTGTGAGGATAAAGGCAGGTGCCAAAGAAGAGGAAGTAGCCGGTCTGTTTATTGGGCTAGGCGGTGCAGATCGTCCGCAGATCAAGGAAAGAATTCAGCATTCCTTTGCCGATGAGTGGGGAGAACGGCTATTGATTGATAACGACGTAATCGCAGCGCTTTACGCGGGTACGTGGGGGCAGCCAGGCGTCGTTCTCCTTGCTGGTACAGGCTCGATTGCCTGTGCCTTTTCAAAAGAGGGGGCGCGGCATCGTGTAGGCGGCTGGGGGTATCTGGTAGGAGATGAGGGCAGCGGGTTTGATTTGGGCAAAAAGGCGGCAAGCGCCGTATTGCGCGAATACGATGGGCGCGGTGAATCGACAGTACTGACGAGACTGTTTATGGACCACTATGGCGTTGAGCGTCCTGATGAGCTGATCAGCCTGATCTACGGGGGAAGCAATCCGCGGATGGAGCTGGCAAAAACGAGTCAGCTCGTGGAACAAGCCGCAACCCTAGGCGATTCGGTGGCGAATGCATTGATCATGCAAGCAGTGGAGGATTTGCTAGAATTGGCCGATGCTTGTATACAAAAGGTCCAGGAGCCTGTACCAGTCGTTTTGGCGGGAGGATTGTTAACGACCAGTACAATTCTTCGTGAACAACTGATTGGGAGAGCTTCGTTTCAAACGGTCATTCCCACGGTATCACCTGTCGTTGGAGCATTGGTAGCGGCTTTCACAAAGCTGGGCTTAGTTGTTGACGAAAAAATGGCAGAGCAACTGCGTGTCAGTGCAGAGGTGCTGGAAAAATTGCACATTTAA
- a CDS encoding carbohydrate ABC transporter permease, protein MKMTVGGRAVSYVLAYLFALLALYPIVLMISSSLKTNMEIFASPLSLPKTFSLDTYKKLWEAVPYADFLWNSVFVSTLSVLLITVFSAMAAFYLSRFSFKWTAGLYFFFIIGLMIPIKLGIVPLFLLMKNLGLLNSLWSLILIYTASGIPISVFILTGFFRTLPIELEEAARIDGCSHFQVFWRVLLPLIRPALATVVIINFIHAWNDFFFPLIFIQEEALKTIPVGMMVLFGEYETDWSLLFAGLTLSALPMIVVFLMASRQFMEGLTAGAVK, encoded by the coding sequence GTGAAGATGACTGTGGGTGGGAGAGCTGTATCTTATGTGCTGGCGTATTTATTTGCGTTACTCGCGTTATATCCGATCGTACTGATGATTTCTTCTTCCTTGAAAACGAATATGGAGATATTTGCGAGTCCGCTCTCCCTTCCGAAGACGTTTAGCCTGGATACGTATAAAAAGCTGTGGGAAGCCGTGCCTTATGCTGACTTTTTATGGAACAGTGTATTCGTCAGTACCCTGTCTGTCTTGTTGATTACGGTTTTTTCAGCGATGGCGGCCTTTTACTTGTCGCGCTTTTCCTTTAAATGGACAGCGGGGCTATACTTCTTTTTCATTATTGGTCTGATGATTCCGATCAAGCTGGGGATCGTTCCCTTGTTTTTACTGATGAAGAATCTCGGCCTCTTGAATTCACTGTGGTCGCTGATTCTGATTTATACGGCGAGTGGCATTCCGATCTCTGTTTTTATTTTGACGGGCTTCTTTCGGACGTTGCCGATTGAGCTGGAGGAAGCGGCGCGGATCGATGGATGCAGCCACTTTCAGGTGTTCTGGCGCGTACTCCTGCCGCTGATTCGTCCGGCCTTGGCTACGGTGGTCATTATTAATTTCATCCATGCGTGGAACGACTTTTTCTTCCCGTTGATTTTCATTCAAGAGGAAGCGCTCAAGACGATTCCGGTAGGCATGATGGTGCTGTTTGGAGAATATGAAACGGATTGGAGCCTGCTGTTTGCTGGGCTCACATTGTCTGCCTTACCGATGATCGTCGTGTTTTTGATGGCATCGCGGCAGTTTATGGAAGGATTGACGGCAGGTGCAGTCAAGTAA
- a CDS encoding carbohydrate ABC transporter permease — protein MRWLIHLFPLPALVIYTLFVVYPIFSAFLYSLYDWNGIKRGAFVGLQNFMTLFTVEPFNEMFWNAFRHNVFYFVVEMIVQNGIAFGLAFLIYRKIRGSGFLKIAYFMPRLLSVIVIGFLWKLILNPNYGALNTVLAKIGLEEWSRPWLGDPDTALLAIILINCWFGIGFAMLIFLAGLQSIPEDLIEAARLDGATGLRMLWKMILPLCMPAITIMTIFTFIQAFEAFELVYAMQGSMGEPFYSTDTLAVYFYRMAFSSGAGDVTLGLGSALAVVLFCIVGSVSALSLYLMRKREVQH, from the coding sequence GTGCGCTGGCTGATTCACCTGTTTCCGCTGCCTGCGCTTGTTATTTATACGTTGTTTGTCGTGTACCCGATTTTTTCGGCATTCTTATACAGCCTGTACGACTGGAATGGCATCAAGCGTGGGGCTTTTGTCGGACTGCAAAATTTCATGACGCTGTTTACGGTAGAGCCTTTCAACGAAATGTTCTGGAATGCTTTTCGGCATAACGTCTTCTACTTTGTGGTCGAAATGATTGTGCAAAATGGGATTGCCTTCGGACTAGCTTTTCTCATCTATCGCAAAATAAGAGGCTCCGGGTTTCTCAAGATCGCTTATTTTATGCCAAGGCTGTTGTCTGTTATTGTAATTGGGTTTTTATGGAAGTTAATCTTGAATCCGAATTACGGGGCACTCAATACCGTTTTGGCAAAAATCGGTCTAGAAGAATGGTCCAGACCATGGCTCGGTGACCCGGATACAGCGCTTCTCGCGATTATTTTGATTAACTGCTGGTTTGGCATAGGCTTTGCCATGCTGATCTTTTTGGCGGGACTTCAATCGATCCCGGAGGATTTGATCGAGGCGGCGAGGTTGGATGGGGCAACAGGCTTGCGGATGCTGTGGAAAATGATTTTGCCGCTGTGCATGCCAGCGATCACGATTATGACGATATTTACGTTCATTCAGGCGTTTGAAGCGTTCGAGCTCGTCTACGCTATGCAAGGCTCGATGGGTGAGCCGTTTTATTCGACAGATACGCTGGCTGTTTACTTTTATCGCATGGCGTTTAGCAGCGGAGCTGGGGATGTCACACTTGGGCTCGGTTCGGCGTTGGCTGTCGTGTTGTTTTGCATCGTCGGATCTGTGTCGGCACTGTCACTCTATTTGATGAGGAAACGAGAAGTCCAACATTAA
- a CDS encoding ABC transporter substrate-binding protein, with translation MKQFRFRYVASIVLAAVMVVTGCSSGGTETESGSRQGGGQQVTLSMHSWRVEDTEGYKAIIKAFEADNPHIKIDFKPFKATEYNTILNTALQSDSGPDILQLRPYAPGIALAEAGHLEPLDKVPGIFTIPKDVLAAATGKDGKVYGVPLSLNSTQFYYNKKIFEQNGLQAPKSWDELIATAKTLKEKGIVPISFGAKEGWLLSLSHGVIAPASYSGTDYLDKLLKGESDLKSAEFLQSVQRMHELIPYFPENYVGLELNDMRTLFATEKAAMFINGSFELEGIKKLNPDLPLDFFPMPTDDGKQVLTTWVDGSYAVNAKSKHKAEALKFMEFMATKKFGELFANQFKRISAVPGVSTDDPLVNKMAELSQSSATPYLMVVNFAEGKPTTKQTLENALQGMYLGKLTPEQVVEEVQKSAATWFPPFKK, from the coding sequence ATGAAGCAATTTCGTTTTCGCTATGTAGCTTCTATTGTTTTGGCTGCGGTTATGGTAGTGACAGGATGTAGCAGTGGAGGAACCGAAACAGAGTCTGGCAGCAGGCAGGGTGGGGGACAGCAGGTAACACTCTCGATGCATAGCTGGCGCGTAGAAGACACGGAGGGCTACAAAGCCATTATCAAAGCTTTTGAGGCAGACAATCCGCATATCAAGATCGATTTCAAACCATTCAAAGCAACGGAGTACAATACCATTCTCAACACAGCGCTTCAAAGCGACAGTGGTCCAGATATTTTGCAGCTGCGTCCCTACGCTCCGGGTATTGCCCTGGCTGAAGCTGGACATCTGGAGCCTCTCGACAAGGTGCCAGGCATATTTACCATACCAAAAGACGTCCTCGCTGCGGCCACAGGTAAAGACGGTAAAGTCTACGGTGTACCACTATCCCTGAACTCCACGCAATTTTACTACAACAAGAAAATCTTCGAGCAAAATGGTCTCCAGGCACCGAAAAGCTGGGATGAGCTGATCGCGACAGCCAAAACATTGAAAGAGAAAGGAATCGTCCCAATCTCTTTCGGAGCAAAGGAAGGCTGGCTCCTCTCTCTCAGTCATGGTGTGATAGCTCCAGCTAGCTATAGCGGAACGGACTATCTCGACAAGCTGCTAAAAGGAGAAAGTGACCTAAAAAGCGCCGAGTTCCTCCAATCGGTGCAGCGTATGCATGAACTTATCCCTTATTTCCCGGAAAATTATGTGGGTCTTGAATTGAATGATATGCGGACGTTGTTTGCCACGGAAAAAGCAGCGATGTTCATCAATGGCAGCTTTGAGCTGGAAGGAATCAAAAAACTCAACCCTGATTTGCCACTTGATTTCTTCCCGATGCCAACCGATGACGGCAAACAAGTCCTGACTACCTGGGTCGATGGCTCCTATGCCGTCAATGCCAAGTCCAAACACAAAGCAGAGGCATTGAAATTCATGGAATTCATGGCGACGAAAAAGTTTGGGGAGCTATTCGCCAATCAGTTCAAACGAATTAGCGCGGTGCCAGGTGTATCGACTGACGATCCGTTGGTAAACAAGATGGCAGAGTTGTCCCAATCAAGCGCCACACCCTATTTGATGGTCGTCAATTTCGCGGAAGGAAAACCGACCACGAAGCAAACATTGGAAAACGCCCTACAAGGTATGTATTTAGGCAAGCTCACCCCTGAGCAGGTTGTAGAAGAAGTACAAAAGTCGGCGGCTACCTGGTTTCCTCCCTTTAAAAAATAG
- a CDS encoding serine hydrolase domain-containing protein, which produces MDDLEQLLQGWVDNGVLPGAALRIVRDHRIWYACDVGTTSITKEQRVTPDTMFDLASLTKVTATLPAILLLVQEGVVALDDQIGRFFPDCPADKKRITLAQLLAHTSGMPADLAERRRDSEIDLPELLYAQELIHKPGTQVVYSDLGMIWLGLVIERVTGEHLDQFVTRRIFTPLGMAHTVFCPSRLIYRNIASTEYCSLTNAYITGEVHDEKAFAMGGVAGHAGLFSTADDLCRYAMSWLYQDPRILASEWYELAIRNHTEQAGGSRGYGWELNQASTTLSCGSGLHRKSFGHTGFTGTSMWIDPKQQFAVIFLTNAVHLGRNHQLRQLRPILHDAVTAQLLQT; this is translated from the coding sequence ATGGACGATCTGGAGCAACTATTACAAGGATGGGTGGACAACGGTGTGCTCCCGGGAGCTGCCTTGCGAATCGTTCGTGATCATCGTATCTGGTATGCGTGTGATGTCGGAACGACGAGTATCACCAAAGAGCAGCGGGTAACGCCGGATACCATGTTTGACCTGGCGTCGCTCACCAAAGTGACGGCGACGCTGCCTGCTATCCTCTTGCTTGTGCAGGAGGGAGTAGTAGCGCTAGATGATCAGATTGGCCGATTTTTCCCCGATTGTCCCGCTGATAAAAAGCGGATCACACTCGCGCAGCTGCTTGCGCATACCTCAGGAATGCCAGCAGATTTGGCAGAGAGAAGGCGCGATAGCGAGATCGATTTGCCAGAGTTGTTGTATGCGCAAGAATTGATTCACAAGCCTGGGACCCAGGTTGTTTACAGTGATTTGGGCATGATCTGGCTGGGCCTCGTTATCGAGCGAGTAACTGGAGAGCACTTGGACCAGTTTGTTACCCGGCGCATCTTTACCCCATTGGGCATGGCACATACAGTTTTCTGTCCGAGTCGACTTATTTATCGGAATATTGCGTCTACTGAATACTGCAGCCTCACCAACGCCTACATTACAGGCGAGGTTCATGATGAAAAAGCATTTGCGATGGGAGGGGTTGCCGGACATGCTGGACTATTTTCAACGGCTGACGATCTGTGCCGATACGCGATGAGCTGGTTGTACCAAGATCCTCGGATACTTGCGAGCGAATGGTACGAACTGGCGATTCGTAACCATACAGAGCAAGCAGGCGGGAGTAGAGGGTATGGCTGGGAGCTCAATCAAGCATCCACCACGCTGAGCTGTGGAAGCGGCTTGCATCGCAAGAGCTTCGGGCATACGGGTTTTACGGGAACCAGTATGTGGATCGACCCAAAGCAACAGTTTGCTGTCATCTTTCTCACCAACGCCGTTCATCTAGGCCGCAATCATCAGCTTCGGCAATTACGACCGATTTTGCACGATGCTGTTACGGCCCAGCTTTTGCAGACCTAA
- a CDS encoding MurR/RpiR family transcriptional regulator: MSHMLNGGLVSLQTILDQLKPSERKVADYILAHPEDVVKLSVQKLAEFSGVSEATIIRLARSLNMKGYQELKLRVAGDLTKQTAMGSYQEIMMEGSVESIMQAVSWNNIQSIQDTLSVLSNEEVKKAVDVLAVARKIDVYGVGASAVIADDIRQKFSRINLWCEAYSDFHAQLTSAVTLTEKDVVIGISYSGQTEDIIQSLTEAKQQGATIITLTKFGPSPVAELANIRLFTSSVEKSIRSGAMASRIAQLNVIDILFITMISRMQEQVIPLLEKSRLAVSRTKRSST; the protein is encoded by the coding sequence ATGTCGCATATGTTAAATGGAGGGCTTGTCAGCCTGCAAACAATCTTGGACCAATTGAAGCCTTCGGAGCGAAAAGTCGCTGATTATATCCTGGCTCACCCGGAAGATGTTGTGAAGCTTTCTGTCCAAAAATTGGCGGAATTCAGTGGGGTTTCCGAGGCGACGATTATCCGTTTGGCTCGTTCTCTTAATATGAAGGGATATCAGGAGTTAAAGCTGCGCGTCGCAGGAGATTTGACGAAACAGACGGCGATGGGCAGCTATCAGGAGATCATGATGGAGGGTTCCGTCGAATCGATTATGCAAGCGGTTAGCTGGAATAATATCCAATCCATCCAGGATACTCTCTCTGTCTTGTCCAACGAAGAAGTCAAGAAAGCAGTCGACGTGCTGGCGGTAGCCAGGAAGATTGATGTCTACGGCGTCGGTGCATCGGCGGTCATTGCTGACGATATCCGGCAAAAATTTTCGCGGATTAACTTGTGGTGTGAGGCTTATTCGGATTTTCACGCACAATTGACGTCGGCAGTCACTTTAACGGAAAAAGATGTGGTCATCGGCATATCTTATTCAGGACAGACCGAAGACATTATTCAATCGTTGACGGAGGCCAAGCAGCAGGGAGCGACCATCATTACCCTGACCAAATTCGGTCCCTCGCCAGTAGCCGAACTAGCCAACATCCGACTGTTCACCAGTTCTGTAGAAAAAAGCATTCGTAGCGGGGCCATGGCCTCACGCATTGCCCAATTGAACGTCATCGACATTTTGTTTATTACCATGATCAGCAGAATGCAAGAGCAAGTCATTCCCTTGTTAGAAAAATCAAGGCTTGCTGTTAGTCGGACGAAACGCTCATCGACGTAG